The Primulina tabacum isolate GXHZ01 chromosome 7, ASM2559414v2, whole genome shotgun sequence genome includes a window with the following:
- the LOC142551066 gene encoding uncharacterized protein LOC142551066 translates to MAVAGDAHGTIAAVAVAVAVTVRAELNKVTIKNKYPLPRIDDLFDQLQGATVFSKIDLRSGYYQLKVRESDIPKTAFRTRYSHYEFLVMSFGLTNAPSIFMDLMNRVFKPYLDSFVIVFIDDILIYSKTRELHEEHLRVVLQLLREKRLYAKLKKCEFWLEQISFLGHVVSKDGIAVDPVKIEAVQKWPIPTTVSEVRSFLGLAGYCRRFISDFSKISLPLTNLTRKTVKFEWSNDCQSGFQELKDRLTTAPVLALPSGKANVVADAMSRKSSSSLKRVIQILEDMLRACTIDYPGSWDSKLPLVEFTYNNSYQATIGMAPYEALYGRKCRSPLYWDEIGERKMLGPELVQQTADVVAVIRERMKTAQSRQKSYADVHRRPLQFEVGDHVFLKIAPLKGVMRFGKKGKLSPRFIGPFEILDRVGDRAYRLALPPDLDRVHNVFHVSMLRKYIANPSHVLRHEPLDLTPNLTYQENPVKILDHKV, encoded by the exons agagcTCAACAAAGttactatcaagaataagtatccgttgccacggatagatgacttgtttgatcagctgcaaggggctaccgtgttttcgaagattgatttgcgatctggctattatcagttgaaggttagggagtctgatatccctaagacggcgttccggaccaggtacagtcattatgagttccttgtgatgtcttttggtctgactaatgctccttcaatcttcatggatcttatgaaccgagtgttcaagccttatttggatagctttgtcattgttttcatcgatgacatattgatctattccaagaccagagagcttcatgaagagcacctcagagttgttcttcagttgttgagagagaagaggttgtatgctaagctgaagaaatgtgaattctggttggagcagatttctttcttaggccatgttgtttcgaaggatggtatagctgttgatccagtgaagaTAGAGGCAGTTCAGaaatggcctattcctaccactgtatcagaggtacgcagttttctcggtttggcgggttattgtcgtcgttttatttcagatttctccaagatttccctgccgttaaccaatctgacgaggaagactgtgaagtttgagtggtccaatgattgccaaagtggatttcaagagttgaaagatagattgacgacagctccggtacttgcattgcccagtg gaaaggcaaatgttgtagcagatgcaatgagccgtaagtcgagttcttctttga agagagttattcagattttagaggatatgctcagagcttgtactattgattatcctggtagctgggattccaaattgcctcttgttgagttcacgtacaataatagttaccaagcgacgattggcatggcaccgtatgaagcactttatggcaggaagtgtagatctcccttgtattgggatgagattggtgagaggaagatgttgggtccagagttggtccaacagacagctgatgttgttgctgttattcgagagaggatgaagacagcgcagtcgagacagaagagttatgctgatgtgcatCGTagaccgttgcagtttgaggttggcgaccatgtgttcttgaagatagcacctctcaagggtgtgatgcggtttggcaagaagggaaagttgagtccgagatttattggcccatttgagatcttggacagagttggtgatcgagcttacaggttagccctaccgccagatcttgacagagttcataatgtttttcatgtttcaatgctcaggaagtatattgcgaatccttcccatgttcttcgccacgagccattggatttgacgccgaatttgacatACCAAGAGAATCCGGTCAAGATTCTGGATCACAAAGTTTga